From a single Nostoc edaphicum CCNP1411 genomic region:
- a CDS encoding lamin tail domain-containing protein, producing the protein MSLLLKCLLAVNHNPLNRYKKLLSSLALSLCTLSFGIQAAQAEGSRTLYPSGAPASSSRANLEWRTDTYGGLVLRRTLLKVYANKDEYILLGSSAVGVNNGNIRVYNPGRVSGKIGSETVPGTPEDFLCTSQAGRGFISTRQQELNGPRAISGGGNPNGYIPCYYQAPSTGVYDIVFYGPDGGNSSANGAPTGEIDLSNGNNFNDQQKTSVAAWDVTVRSSDQTSITDFNGRLFSYYLALFTGNNGRYLNFPVYPVTIDGFRYKVELRGTDPNGFVLYGNQTGFFDSDGISPLYHDILGADSQLANPQGSVSLARPQYATFFNSIDTNVLPYVDRYKRDGTLEGTGIPLSPIIPAVSNLQFNGTVVGNNSSFGTGGTLSFGSNVIGNYELTISRDGSNFDPTNSQNRFLRGIMTATGQQAMSWDGKDNSGNFFPVGSDYKVRIRTYGGEYHFPLLDAENNFTGGPTITMLNATNPIGNSRGFYDDRGYKTIGGTQIGTSGQVLCGINPPNPAFSDPINGFDTASNDRKFGQNGNAGNAGTSCNGSFGDTKGLDLWTYYPGETQPTPLNIIDIVSPTVGKVMINEVLYSETGTATNTNDEFIELYNPSSSTVDLSGLKLADGHLTASDNDGTNGFTYTFPNGTTLQPGQYAVIWIGDNNANHQATAAAFQAWLGQTPKLNNSGDDIWLYDNQDKIIDYIAYGSGSEVNTPPASVLNLWDNTYQSSLIGASNGQSISLTPNGQDTNVSACWEATTTGNSSTRCTNYLPTRDTDTIANRVTSVGESNNGATAVNAKLLLVKRITRINNQDLTDIVDGLSNVAVTAANYVPEPFASDDNYITWPAGYLRGLINAGTVKPGDELEYTIYFLSQGPSNATNVKFCDLVPSSTTFISTAFNGNTPGDGGLTVADQGIALALGSSSPTVYLTNIEDASDRGRFYTANELAPSYCGANTNGAVVVSITRSPDLPNLAKDFYGFVRFRARVK; encoded by the coding sequence ATGAGTCTACTGTTAAAATGTCTTTTAGCGGTCAATCACAACCCCCTCAACCGTTATAAAAAACTACTAAGTAGCCTTGCTCTCTCACTGTGCACCCTGAGTTTTGGCATACAAGCTGCTCAGGCTGAAGGTAGTCGCACCCTATATCCCAGTGGCGCCCCAGCCAGCAGTAGCAGAGCTAATCTAGAGTGGCGTACTGATACTTATGGCGGTCTTGTGCTGCGACGAACTTTGCTGAAAGTCTATGCCAATAAAGATGAGTATATTCTTTTGGGTTCCAGTGCGGTTGGGGTAAATAACGGTAATATCCGCGTTTACAACCCCGGTCGTGTTAGTGGCAAGATTGGCAGTGAAACTGTTCCTGGTACACCAGAAGATTTTTTGTGTACTTCTCAAGCTGGGCGGGGCTTTATCTCAACTCGCCAACAGGAGTTAAATGGCCCCCGTGCTATTTCTGGCGGAGGTAATCCCAACGGCTATATTCCCTGCTATTACCAAGCTCCATCCACTGGAGTTTATGACATAGTTTTCTACGGCCCTGATGGGGGTAACTCTTCCGCTAATGGGGCTCCCACAGGTGAAATTGATTTGAGTAATGGGAACAACTTTAATGATCAACAAAAAACTAGTGTTGCAGCTTGGGATGTGACGGTACGAAGTAGCGATCAAACTTCAATAACTGACTTTAACGGACGGTTATTTAGCTATTATCTAGCTTTATTTACTGGTAATAACGGTCGATATCTCAACTTTCCGGTGTATCCAGTAACCATAGATGGATTCCGATATAAAGTAGAACTCAGAGGCACAGATCCGAATGGATTCGTTCTCTATGGTAATCAAACTGGCTTTTTTGACAGTGACGGGATATCACCTCTGTATCACGATATACTAGGGGCAGATAGTCAGTTGGCAAATCCTCAAGGTAGTGTTAGCTTGGCTCGTCCCCAATACGCTACCTTTTTCAACTCCATCGACACCAACGTGCTTCCATACGTTGACCGTTACAAACGAGATGGCACTTTAGAAGGAACTGGCATTCCCCTTAGCCCAATTATTCCTGCTGTTAGTAATTTACAATTCAACGGCACAGTTGTCGGAAATAACAGTTCTTTCGGTACGGGCGGTACTTTATCCTTTGGCAGCAACGTCATAGGTAATTACGAACTCACTATCAGTCGAGATGGCAGCAATTTTGACCCCACTAACTCCCAAAATCGCTTTTTGCGAGGGATTATGACTGCAACGGGACAACAAGCAATGAGTTGGGATGGTAAAGATAACAGTGGCAATTTTTTCCCGGTTGGCAGTGATTACAAAGTTCGTATCAGAACTTATGGAGGTGAATATCACTTTCCCTTGCTGGATGCGGAAAACAATTTTACTGGTGGACCTACCATTACAATGCTGAATGCTACTAACCCCATAGGCAACAGTAGAGGATTTTACGACGATCGCGGTTATAAAACTATAGGTGGCACTCAAATCGGTACTTCTGGTCAAGTACTCTGTGGAATTAATCCACCAAACCCAGCCTTCAGTGACCCAATTAATGGTTTTGACACCGCTAGCAATGACCGGAAATTTGGTCAGAATGGTAACGCTGGTAATGCTGGGACATCATGCAATGGCTCTTTTGGAGATACCAAAGGGTTGGATTTGTGGACTTATTATCCGGGTGAAACTCAACCAACTCCATTAAACATCATTGATATAGTTTCACCAACTGTTGGCAAAGTCATGATCAATGAAGTTTTGTACAGCGAAACTGGTACTGCTACTAACACTAACGATGAGTTTATTGAACTCTATAATCCTTCCTCATCAACTGTAGATTTGAGTGGTTTGAAGTTAGCAGATGGACATCTGACTGCTAGTGATAATGATGGTACTAATGGCTTTACTTATACATTTCCTAACGGCACAACTTTACAACCGGGGCAATATGCTGTGATTTGGATTGGGGATAACAACGCCAACCACCAAGCCACAGCAGCAGCTTTCCAAGCTTGGTTGGGACAGACTCCCAAACTCAACAACTCCGGTGATGATATTTGGTTGTACGATAATCAGGATAAAATTATTGACTATATTGCCTATGGCAGTGGTAGTGAGGTTAATACACCTCCTGCAAGTGTTCTCAATCTTTGGGACAACACATATCAGTCTTCCTTAATTGGGGCTAGCAATGGACAATCTATCAGCTTGACCCCCAATGGCCAGGATACTAATGTTAGTGCTTGCTGGGAAGCAACCACCACTGGGAACTCTAGCACACGGTGTACAAATTACCTACCAACTAGAGACACTGATACTATAGCTAATCGTGTTACCAGTGTTGGGGAAAGTAATAACGGTGCTACTGCTGTGAATGCAAAGCTTTTGTTAGTGAAACGCATCACCCGCATCAATAACCAAGATTTAACTGATATTGTCGATGGTCTGAGCAACGTTGCTGTTACTGCTGCTAATTATGTCCCAGAACCATTCGCCTCTGATGATAACTATATTACATGGCCGGCTGGCTACCTGCGGGGATTGATTAATGCTGGAACCGTCAAACCAGGAGATGAGTTGGAATACACTATCTACTTCCTCTCCCAGGGACCAAGTAATGCTACTAACGTTAAATTCTGCGACTTAGTACCTAGCAGTACTACTTTTATTTCCACTGCGTTTAATGGCAATACTCCTGGTGATGGTGGTTTAACAGTCGCAGATCAAGGTATTGCCCTTGCCCTTGGTTCTAGCAGTCCCACAGTTTACCTCACCAATATAGAGGATGCAAGCGATCGCGGACGTTTTTATACTGCTAACGAACTAGCGCCATCATACTGTGGTGCTAACACCAATGGAGCTGTGGTAGTAAGCATCACGCGCAGTCCAGATTTACCCAATTTAGCCAAAGATTTTTACGGTTTTGTCCGTTTCCGCGCCAGGGTGAAGTAG